The Meriones unguiculatus strain TT.TT164.6M chromosome 6, Bangor_MerUng_6.1, whole genome shotgun sequence genome has a window encoding:
- the Mybl1 gene encoding myb-related protein A isoform X1 has translation MAKRSRSEDEDDDLQYADHDYEVPQQKGLKKLWNRVKWTRDEDDKLKKLVEQHGTDDWTLIASHLQNRSDFQCQHRWQKVLNPELIKGPWTKEEDQRVIELVQKYGPKRWSLIAKHLKGRIGKQCRERWHNHLNPEVKKSSWTEEEDRIIYEAHKRLGNRWAEIAKLLPGRTDNSIKNHWNSTMRRKVEQEGYLQDGIKSERTSSKLQHKPCATMDHLQTQNQFYIPVQIPGYQYVSPDGNCVEHVQTSAFIQQPFVDEDPDKEKKIKELELLLMSAENEVRRKRLPSQPGSFSSWSGSFLMDDSMSNTLNNLEEHTTEFYSMDENQTVSAQQNSPTKFLAVEANAVLSSLQTIPEFAETLELIESDPVAWSDVTSFDLSDAAASPVKSTPVKLMRIQHNEGGMECQFNVSLVLEGKKNSCNGGDNETIPLTSPNVVKFSTPPTILRKKKRIRVGQALGNELGDGSFSEGSNTALKHTPVKTLPFSPSQFFNTCPGNEQLNIENPSFTSTPICGQKVLITTPLQKEATPKDQKENVGFRTPTIRRSILGTTPRTPTPFKNALAAQEKKYGPLKIVSQPLAFLEEDIREVLKEETGTDIFLKEEDEPAYRSCKQEHSASVKKVRKSLALESWDKEETGTQLLTEDISDMQSENILTTSLLMIPLLEIHDNRCNLTPEKQDINSANKTFTLTKKKPNPNPCKAVKLEKSLQSNCEWETVVYGKTEDQLIMTEQARRYLSTYTAASSTSRALIL, from the exons TGAGGACGAGGATGATGACCTTCAATACGCTGATCATGATTATGAAGTACCTCAGCAAAAAGGACTGAAAAAACTCTGGAACAGAGTAAAGTGGACAAGAGATGAG GATGACAAGTTAAAGAAGTTGGTTGAACAACATGGAACTGATGATTGGACTCTAATTGCTAGTCATCTTCAA AATCGTTCCGATTTTCAGTGCCAACATCGATGGCAGAAGGTTTTAAATCCAGAATTGATAAAGGGTCCTTGGACTAAGGAAGAAGATCAGAGG gttATTGAATTAGTTCAGAAATATGGACCAAAAAGGTGGTCTTTAATTGCAAAACATTTAAAAGGAAGAATAGGTAAGCAGTGCAGAGAAAGATGGCACAATCACCTGAACCCCGAAGTAAAGAAATCTTCTTGGACGGAAGAAGAAGACAGGATCATATACGAAGCACACAAGCGGCTGGGAAACCGTTGGGCAGAGATTGCAAAATTACTTCCTGGAAG GACTGATAATTCTATCAAAAATCATTGGAATTCTACGATGCGAAGAAAAGTGGAGCAGGAGGGCTACTTACAAGATGGAATAAAATCAGAGCGAACTTCatcaaaacttcaacacaaaCCTTGTGCGACTATGGACCATTTGCAAACCCAGAATCAGTTTTACATACCTGTTCAG ATCCCAGGTTATCAATATGTATCACCTGATGGCAATTGTGTTGAACATGTTCAGACATCTGCCTTTATTCAG caGCCCTTTGTTGATGAAGATcctgataaggaaaaaaaaataaaggaacttGAGTTGCTTCTTATGTCAGCTGAGAAtgaagttagaagaaaaaggctTCCATCT CAACCTGGAAGCTTTTCTAGCTGGTCTGGTAGTTTCCTCATGGATGATAGTATGTCTAACACATTGAATAATCTTGAGGAACACACTACTGAGTTTTATAGCATGGATGAAAATCAGACTGTTTCTGCTCAGCAGAATTCACCCACGAAATTTCTAGCTGTAGAAGCAAATGCTGTACTGTCTTCTCTACAGACCATCCCAGAATTTGCAGAAACTCTAGAACTTATAGAATCT gatcCTGTAGCATGGAGTGATGTTACCAGTTTTGATCTTTCTGATGCTGCTGCCTCTCCTGTCAAGTCTACTCCAGTTAAACTAATGCGAATTCAACATAATGAAGGAGGCATGGAATGTCAATTTAATGTCAGTCTTGTACTTGAAGGGAAAAAGAACAGTTGTAATGGTGGAGACAATGAAACTATTCCTTTGACATCCCCAAATGTGGTCAAGTTTAGCACTCCACCAACCAtcctcagaaagaagaaaagaatacgAGTGGGCCAGGCTCTAGGCAATGAGCTTGGTGATGGTTCATTCAGTGAAGGCAGTAACACAGCACTAAAACACACACCAGTGAAAACACTACCATTTTCTCCCTCACAG TTTTTTAACACATGTCCTGGAAATGAACAACTTAATATAGAAAACCCTTCGTTTACATCAACCCCAATTTGTGGGCAAAAAGTTCTCATTACAACTCCTCTTCAGAAGGAAGCAACTCCCAAAGATCAAAAAGAAAATGTAGG GTTTAGAACACCTACTATTAGAAGATCTATATTGGGTACCACACCAAGAACTCCTACTCCCTTTAAGAATGCACTTGCTGCTCAGGAAAAGAAATATGGACCTCTTAAAATTGTG tCCCAGCCACTTGCCTTCTTGGAAGAAGACATTCGAGaagttttaaaagaagaaactggAACCGACATATTCCTCAAAGAGGAAGATGAACCTGCTTATAGAAGCTGCAAACAAGAG CATTCTGCATCTGTGAAGAAAGTCAGAAAATCACTAGCCTTAGAGAGCTGGGACAAAGAAGAAACAGGTACACAGCTACTAACTGAAGACATTTCAGACATGcag tcaGAAAATATACTTACAACATCTTTATTAATGATACCATTATTGGAAATACATGACAATAGGTGCAACTTGACTCCTGAAAAACAAGATATAAATTCAGCCAACAAAACATTTACACTTactaaaaagaaaccaaaccctaacccttgTAAAGCTGTCAAATTGGAAAAGAGTCTTCAG TCAAATTGTGAATGGGAAACAGTGGTATATGGGAAGACAGAAGACCAACTTATCATGACTGAACAAGCGAGAAGATACCTGAGTACTTACACAGCTGCCAGCAGCACTTCAAGAGCGCTGATACTCTAA
- the Mybl1 gene encoding myb-related protein A isoform X2, protein MAKRSRSEDEDDDLQYADHDYEVPQQKGLKKLWNRVKWTRDEDDKLKKLVEQHGTDDWTLIASHLQNRSDFQCQHRWQKVLNPELIKGPWTKEEDQRVIELVQKYGPKRWSLIAKHLKGRIGKQCRERWHNHLNPEVKKSSWTEEEDRIIYEAHKRLGNRWAEIAKLLPGRTDNSIKNHWNSTMRRKVEQEGYLQDGIKSERTSSKLQHKPCATMDHLQTQNQFYIPVQIPGYQYVSPDGNCVEHVQTSAFIQQPFVDEDPDKEKKIKELELLLMSAENEVRRKRLPSQPGSFSSWSGSFLMDDSMSNTLNNLEEHTTEFYSMDENQTVSAQQNSPTKFLAVEANAVLSSLQTIPEFAETLELIESDPVAWSDVTSFDLSDAAASPVKSTPVKLMRIQHNEGGMECQFNVSLVLEGKKNSCNGGDNETIPLTSPNVVKFSTPPTILRKKKRIRVGQALGNELGDGSFSEGSNTALKHTPVKTLPFSPSQFFNTCPGNEQLNIENPSFTSTPICGQKVLITTPLQKEATPKDQKENVGFRTPTIRRSILGTTPRTPTPFKNALAAQEKKYGPLKIVSQPLAFLEEDIREVLKEETGTDIFLKEEDEPAYRSCKQEHSASVKKVRKSLALESWDKEETGTQLLTEDISDMQSNCEWETVVYGKTEDQLIMTEQARRYLSTYTAASSTSRALIL, encoded by the exons TGAGGACGAGGATGATGACCTTCAATACGCTGATCATGATTATGAAGTACCTCAGCAAAAAGGACTGAAAAAACTCTGGAACAGAGTAAAGTGGACAAGAGATGAG GATGACAAGTTAAAGAAGTTGGTTGAACAACATGGAACTGATGATTGGACTCTAATTGCTAGTCATCTTCAA AATCGTTCCGATTTTCAGTGCCAACATCGATGGCAGAAGGTTTTAAATCCAGAATTGATAAAGGGTCCTTGGACTAAGGAAGAAGATCAGAGG gttATTGAATTAGTTCAGAAATATGGACCAAAAAGGTGGTCTTTAATTGCAAAACATTTAAAAGGAAGAATAGGTAAGCAGTGCAGAGAAAGATGGCACAATCACCTGAACCCCGAAGTAAAGAAATCTTCTTGGACGGAAGAAGAAGACAGGATCATATACGAAGCACACAAGCGGCTGGGAAACCGTTGGGCAGAGATTGCAAAATTACTTCCTGGAAG GACTGATAATTCTATCAAAAATCATTGGAATTCTACGATGCGAAGAAAAGTGGAGCAGGAGGGCTACTTACAAGATGGAATAAAATCAGAGCGAACTTCatcaaaacttcaacacaaaCCTTGTGCGACTATGGACCATTTGCAAACCCAGAATCAGTTTTACATACCTGTTCAG ATCCCAGGTTATCAATATGTATCACCTGATGGCAATTGTGTTGAACATGTTCAGACATCTGCCTTTATTCAG caGCCCTTTGTTGATGAAGATcctgataaggaaaaaaaaataaaggaacttGAGTTGCTTCTTATGTCAGCTGAGAAtgaagttagaagaaaaaggctTCCATCT CAACCTGGAAGCTTTTCTAGCTGGTCTGGTAGTTTCCTCATGGATGATAGTATGTCTAACACATTGAATAATCTTGAGGAACACACTACTGAGTTTTATAGCATGGATGAAAATCAGACTGTTTCTGCTCAGCAGAATTCACCCACGAAATTTCTAGCTGTAGAAGCAAATGCTGTACTGTCTTCTCTACAGACCATCCCAGAATTTGCAGAAACTCTAGAACTTATAGAATCT gatcCTGTAGCATGGAGTGATGTTACCAGTTTTGATCTTTCTGATGCTGCTGCCTCTCCTGTCAAGTCTACTCCAGTTAAACTAATGCGAATTCAACATAATGAAGGAGGCATGGAATGTCAATTTAATGTCAGTCTTGTACTTGAAGGGAAAAAGAACAGTTGTAATGGTGGAGACAATGAAACTATTCCTTTGACATCCCCAAATGTGGTCAAGTTTAGCACTCCACCAACCAtcctcagaaagaagaaaagaatacgAGTGGGCCAGGCTCTAGGCAATGAGCTTGGTGATGGTTCATTCAGTGAAGGCAGTAACACAGCACTAAAACACACACCAGTGAAAACACTACCATTTTCTCCCTCACAG TTTTTTAACACATGTCCTGGAAATGAACAACTTAATATAGAAAACCCTTCGTTTACATCAACCCCAATTTGTGGGCAAAAAGTTCTCATTACAACTCCTCTTCAGAAGGAAGCAACTCCCAAAGATCAAAAAGAAAATGTAGG GTTTAGAACACCTACTATTAGAAGATCTATATTGGGTACCACACCAAGAACTCCTACTCCCTTTAAGAATGCACTTGCTGCTCAGGAAAAGAAATATGGACCTCTTAAAATTGTG tCCCAGCCACTTGCCTTCTTGGAAGAAGACATTCGAGaagttttaaaagaagaaactggAACCGACATATTCCTCAAAGAGGAAGATGAACCTGCTTATAGAAGCTGCAAACAAGAG CATTCTGCATCTGTGAAGAAAGTCAGAAAATCACTAGCCTTAGAGAGCTGGGACAAAGAAGAAACAGGTACACAGCTACTAACTGAAGACATTTCAGACATGcag TCAAATTGTGAATGGGAAACAGTGGTATATGGGAAGACAGAAGACCAACTTATCATGACTGAACAAGCGAGAAGATACCTGAGTACTTACACAGCTGCCAGCAGCACTTCAAGAGCGCTGATACTCTAA